A stretch of Plesiomonas shigelloides DNA encodes these proteins:
- the earP gene encoding elongation factor P maturation arginine rhamnosyltransferase EarP — MTATRYDWDIFCTVVDNFGDIGVTLRLARQLAHDYQQQVRLWVDDLQSTARICPGLDATLTSQMYDGVHICRWDTPFTAQVTPAHRVIEAFACELPPEFRQQMKALSPAPLWLNLEYLSAEEWVEGCHRLPSWQPDGLTKYFFFPGFTPATGGLLREQGLFAARDQWRGSAEESAYWAEFGIPAGQRQQEIWISLFTYENPALFTLLEAWEQSPDPIRLWVPQGRTLDYIAARYSQVPPKAGDCWQRGNLSLQVLPFTDQRGFDRLLWSCDFNFIRGEDSFVRAQWAAVPVIWHIYPQEEEAHMEKLDAFLERYLARWDEASADLMRRFSRGYNQGKISASDWNSLFIQRELLKKNAIEWADLLAETEDLACQLVNFSESS, encoded by the coding sequence ATGACAGCAACACGTTATGACTGGGATATCTTTTGCACCGTGGTCGATAACTTCGGTGATATCGGGGTAACCCTGCGTCTGGCCCGCCAGCTGGCCCATGACTATCAGCAGCAGGTGCGGCTGTGGGTGGATGATTTACAGTCTACTGCGCGGATCTGCCCGGGGTTGGATGCAACGCTCACATCCCAAATGTATGACGGTGTACACATTTGTCGCTGGGATACGCCGTTTACCGCGCAAGTCACGCCAGCGCATCGGGTGATCGAAGCATTTGCTTGTGAATTGCCGCCAGAGTTTCGGCAGCAAATGAAAGCTCTGTCACCGGCACCGCTGTGGCTGAATCTGGAATACCTGAGTGCGGAAGAGTGGGTGGAAGGCTGTCATCGCTTGCCATCATGGCAGCCAGACGGGCTGACTAAATACTTTTTCTTCCCTGGCTTTACACCGGCAACCGGTGGCTTGCTGCGTGAGCAGGGGCTATTTGCCGCGCGTGATCAGTGGCGTGGCAGTGCTGAAGAGAGTGCTTACTGGGCCGAGTTTGGTATTCCTGCCGGTCAGCGTCAGCAAGAGATCTGGATCAGTCTGTTTACCTATGAAAATCCAGCGCTCTTTACGCTACTTGAGGCGTGGGAGCAATCGCCAGACCCAATTCGCTTGTGGGTGCCGCAAGGGCGCACGCTTGATTACATCGCTGCACGTTATAGCCAAGTGCCGCCTAAAGCCGGTGATTGTTGGCAGCGCGGTAATCTGTCATTGCAGGTCTTGCCGTTTACCGATCAGCGTGGCTTTGATCGCTTGCTGTGGAGCTGCGATTTTAACTTCATTCGTGGGGAAGACTCGTTTGTCCGCGCGCAGTGGGCTGCGGTGCCAGTGATTTGGCATATCTACCCACAAGAAGAAGAGGCTCACATGGAAAAGCTGGATGCGTTTTTAGAACGCTACCTGGCGCGCTGGGATGAGGCCAGTGCTGACCTGATGCGCCGCTTTAGCCGTGGCTATAATCAGGGTAAAATCAGCGCCTCAGACTGGAATTCACTGTTCATTCAGCGTGAGTTGTTGAAAAAAAACGCGATTGAATGGGCAGATTTACTCGCTGAGACAGAAGATTTAGCCTGTCAGCTAGTGAATTTCTCCGAAAGCAGTTAG